In the genome of Aphidius gifuensis isolate YNYX2018 linkage group LG6, ASM1490517v1, whole genome shotgun sequence, the window CTTTTTTAGAGGTTAAACATAGGGTCTTATATGGAGAGCCAAGTTTAGTCTTCCAATACCTGGTTAGccatttcaagaaaaaaatacgcagatttaccaaaaactagaggtttataaaagaaaaaaaaaggaaattttcggtataaaaattaatagagcTTCGAGACCTTTTTatgttacaataaataaaaataaatttttgtctttgtttaaatacttgagtggaagtgagaaacaagattttctccttcttttttatctcttttgcactcatagaaatattatgtttctaaaCGCCATCCAAAAGAGGTCTCTAGATATGCACTGGTAATGccttaattcaaataaaaattgaaaatgtctttttcaatatcaatctAATTTTAATGACCGTGTGACATTCATAGCTTGATCAAtataagtaattattttttctcgtGGCATTGATGACTCAAGTAATCACCTTTATTCTTATCAGTCGATACTTCCAAACTTTGTAGGTTTCTTatcgataaatataaaagataaaaacttaaaatatatgagtcattaaaaataaatattacttaCTGAATACTCATagagtattttatatttaaatggatcttcaaaaaatatatttttcatgttcaaaatattttaatacaaacaaaattatgatgacggttttttttttttttttttttacaatatatatttatagtttttgtCATTATTGAGTCATAATTATTGTCACAATGagtcattaataataacaatatgagCTCTTAATAATGACTCATTATTGATAgcttatattgttaattttacaatgcttttcatttattaataatatttttataagtaatatacattaaattacttataatcaaaataattggaaactcaattgagtatttatttatttttaaatattcaagaagagaaaaaaattaattttgatgtttttgtttgtttgaatattaacatatatagaaaaaaatattataatcattgagtataatgataaaaacaagTGAATCATCCATTATCAGTATCGACATGTCTTGcaagagaaataattttaagcaatagtcatgaaaatatttggggttattattggaaaaaaaaaacaatagatgcaaaaatcaataaattcaaatataaataatttaataaaaaatattatcgtagtaataaacatgataataaaaactagACAATGCGAGTGATAGTAATAGTAAttaacatatattatatacaaatttcaaaaattgactGTTACATTTCAATTGTgggtaagattttttttttaatatctcaaTATTGGATGCACAATGGTATATgacttaaaataataaaaatatatttatatatacagaaaaaaaaaataggcatAACTGTTTTGTGGCAAAAGTTCCCCTGGTCCAAAAATTAATGGAATTATTAAgcaatattaatatgaaaataatattattataagtaaaaattattgttcattaaaaataaaatgaataattcgACAATTAGGAGACAGTTTGTaccaattttcttttttttttcaattccatGTCTAATTGAAATTCTTTAATGTACCTCAAAATTGTACGCTTGATTTAagggtaaaaattttttatcaatacaagAATAATACgctaaaaacttttaaaatcacagttttaattattggttttataattcttaattaaaatttctcgCAGTGTATGTCaacttacaaaaataataataattcatttttcttttatttttcaagttttcaaATACCACCGTTATATCAGGTGATCACCACATCATCTCTATCAACAATAAGTTTCTATTGAATATCAAAGAGCTTTTTCACTATCAGAGCTAAACAAGCTGATCATCATTAAGACATTGATATCTATATTGACACATTGACATTATTTCAAGTGAGtagatgtatttattatttcttcgaAATAACATTAAAACCACTAATTAGTACTGACATCATACGTTTATGACTTTGACAATCAGCATCTACTTATTTAtcagtataataattttctgttattaaaactcaaatatataaagttttcacattatatttattcatgtttTAGATATGGGTACAAATATGTCAACTTCAACTATTAAAAGccataataaatacttttgtaaCAAAAAGTCACCTTATTATGATCCAGAAATTTATGAGTTGCTGTGTAACAATGCTGAAAAATGTGAACTAAACATTTCTCAGAAAGCATTAACTCTTCTTCCGAGAGATTTATTTCATGGCCTCGAGAATCTTCagcttaaaaaattagatataagTGGTAACAAGCTAACGGAACTACCAAAAGATATCTTCAATCCTCTTGATGATCTTCGTGAGTTAGGAATAGCATCTAACGAACTAAGATATCTAGAGCCAAGTATTTTCTATGATTTATTACAACTCAAAGAACTTGATCTCAGCAACAACAAACTGATAGCAttatcaaaagatatatttaatggtcTACAAAATCTACAAAAACTATGGTTAGATTCAAACAAACTGAGTTATCTTGAGCTaggtatttttgatgatttattaagcCTACATACTcttaatatcaacaaaaacaatctcacatttttatcgaaaaatatatttagtaatTTGAAAAAGCTTCGACTTCTAAATTTAGGTTCAAATGAACTACAAAATCTCGAATCAGGGTGCTTTAATGCTTTATCACGACTTGAAGGACTTAATATCAAAAACAACGAACTGACAACATTATCCAAAGGTGTGTTTGATGGTCTTCAAAATCTTGAGACACTAAATTTGGAATCAAACAATCTACAATATCTCGAGCCAGGGTGCTTCAATGGTTTAAGGCTACTCAAGACACTTATTATCAGCGACAACAGTCTGACAACATTATCCAAAGGTGTGTTTGATGGTCTTGAAAACCTTGAGAAACTATATTTGGATACAAACAATCTGCAGAATCTCAGGTCAGGGTGCTTTAATGGTTTATCACGACTTAGAAATCTTGATATCAGCAAGAACTCTCTGACAACATTATCCGAAGGTGTGTTTGATGGTCTTCGAAATCTTACGGAACTAAGGTTGGATTCAAACAAACTGAATTATCTTTGAGCTAggtattttgatgatttattaagcCTACATATCTTAATATCTACAAAAACAATCTCacattttatcgaaaaatatatttagtagtTTGAAAAGCTTCGACTTCTTAATTTAGGTTCGAATGAACTACAAAATCTCGAGTCAGGTTTCTTCGATGGTTTATCACGACTTGAACGACttaatatcaataacaacCGTCTGACAACATTATCCAAAGGTGTGTTTGATGGTCTTCAAAATCTTGACGAAATATATTTGGATTCAAACAATCTACAATATCTCGAGCCAGGGTGCTTCAATGGTTTAAGGCTACTCAAGACACTTATTATCAGCGACAACAGTCTGACAACATTATCCAAAGGTGTGTTTGATGGTcttcaaaatattgaaacacTATATTTGACTATAAACAATCTGCAGAATCTCGAGTTAGGTTGTTTCGATGGTTTATCACAACTTATGCTGCTTAGTATCGAAAACAACAGTCTGACAACATTATCCAAAGGTGTGTTTGATGGTCTTGAAAATGTTGAAGCACTAAATTTGGATTCAAACAATCTGCACAATCTCGAGTTAGGTTGTTTCGATGGTTTATCACAACTTATGGAGCTTAGTATCAAAAACAACGAACTGGCAACATTATCCAAAGGTGTGTTTGATGGTCTTCAAAATCTTGAGAACCTATATTTGTATTCAAACAAACTACAAAATCTCGAGTCAGGTTGTTTCGATGGTTTAACAAAACTCAAGCAGCTTAGTATCACAAACAACAGTCTGACAACATTATCCAAAAGTGTGTTGGATGGTCTTAAAAATCTTGACGAAATATATTTGGATTCAAACAAACTACAAAATCTCGAGTCAGGTTGTTTCGATGGTTTAACAAAACTCAAGCAGCTTAGTATCACAAACAACAGTCTGACAACATTATCCAAAGGTGTGTTTGATGGTCTTGAAAACCTTGAGAAACTATATTTGGATTCAAACAATCTGCAGAATCTCGAGTCAGGTCGTTTCGATGATTTATCTAAACTCAAGTCGCTTTTTATCACAAACAACAGTCTGGCAACTTTATCCAAAGGTGTCTTTGATGGTCTTCAAAATCTTGAGTTACTACATTTGGATTCAAACAGACTACAGAATCTCGAGTCAGGTTCGTTCGATGGTTTATCGAAACTTAAGTCGCTTAGTATCAAACACAACCATCTGACAACATTATCCAAATGTGTGTTGGATGGTCTTAAAAATCTTAACGAAATATATTTGGATGCAAACCAACTACAAAATCTCGAGTCAGGTTGGTTCGATGGTTTATCTAAACTCGAGTCGCTTGGTATCAGAAACAACAGTCTGACAACATTATCCAAAGGTGTGTTTGATGGTCTTGACAACCTTGAGAAACTATATTTGGATTCAAACAATCTGCAGAATCTCGAGTCAGGTTCGTTCGATGGTTTATCGAAACTTAAGTCGCTTAGTATCAAACACAACCATCTGACAATATTATCCAAATGTGTGTTGGATGGTCTTAAAAATCTTAACGAAATATATTTGGATGCAAACCAACTACAAAATCTCGAGTCAGGTTGGTTCGATGGTTTATCTAAACTCGAGTCGCTTAGTATCAGAAACAGCGGTCTGACAACATTATCCAAAGGTGTGTTTGATGGTCTTGAATATCTTGTTACACTAAATTTGGATTCAAACAAAGTACAAAATCTCGAGTCAGGTTGTTTCGATGGTTTAACAAAACTCAAGCAGCTTAATATCACAAACAACAGTCTGACAACATTATCCAAAGGTGTGTTTGATGGTCTTGAAAACCTTGAGATACTATATTTGGGTTTTAACAATCTACAATATCTCGAGTCAGGTTGTTTCGATGGTTTAACAAAACTCAAGCGATTTAGTATCAAAAAGAACAGTCTGACAACATTATCCACATGTGTGTTGGATGGTCTTAAAAATCTTAACGAAATATATTTGGATGCAAACAAACTACAAAATCTCGAGTCAGGTTGTTTCGATGGTTTAACAAAACTCAAGCGATTTAGTATCAAAAAGAACAGTCTGACAACATTATCCAAAGGTGTGTTTGATGGTCTTCAAAATCTTgacgaaatatattttgattcaaACGAACTACAAAGTCTCGAGTCAGGTTGTTTCGATGGTTTAACAAAACTCAAGCAGCTTAGTATCACAAACAACAGTCTGACAACATTATCCAAAGGTGTGTTTGATGGTCTTGACAACCTTGAGAAACTATATTTGGATTCAAACAATCTGCAGAATCTCGAGTCAGGTCGTTTCGATGGTTTATCTAAACTCAAGTCGCTTTTTATCACAAACAACAGTCTGGCAACTTTATCCAAAGGTGTCTTTGATGGTCTTCAAAATCTTGAGTTACTACATTTGGATTCAAACAGACTACAGAATCTCGAGTCAGGTTCGTTCGATGGTTTATCGAAACTTAAGTCGCTCAATATCGATAACAACAGTCTGACAACATTATCCAAAAGTGTGTTTGATGGTCTTCAAAATCTTGAATCACTATATTTGGATTCAAACAATCTACAATATCTCGAGCCAGGGTGCTTCAATGGTTTATCACAACTTAATCTGCTCAATATCACAAACAACAATCTGACAACATCGTCCAAAGGTGTGTTTGATGGTCTTGACAACCTTGAGAAACTATATTTGCATTCAAACAATCTGCAGAATCTCGAGTCAGGTTGTTTCGATGGTTTATCGGAACTTAAGTGGCTTATTATCACAAACTACAGTCTGACAACATTATCCAAAGGTGTGTTTGATGGTCTTGACAACCTTGAGAAACTATGTTTGCATTCAAACAATCTGCAGAATCTCGAGTCAGGTTGTTTCGATGGTTTAACAAAACTCAAGCAGCTTAGTATCAAAAAGAACAGTCTGACAACATTATCCAAAGGTGTGTTTGATGGTCTTCAAAATCTTGACGAAATATGTTTGGATTCAAACAAACTACAAAATCTCGAGTCAGGTTGTTTCGATGGTTTAACAAAACTCAAGCAGCTTAGTATCACAAACAACAGTCTGACAACATTATCTAAAGGTGTGTTTGATGGTCTTGAAAACCTTAAGAAACTATATTTGGATTTTAACGAGCTACAAAATCTCGAGTCAGGTTGTTTTGATGGTTTAACACGATTTAAGTTGCTTAGTATCATAGACAACAGTCTGACATCATTACAAATTTGCAGGTTTCAGAATTGTAGAATGCGATGAagaaatagaataataatatattgtcacTTTTGATAATTTCACATTTCAAGTGTTTATAATGTTTTACATATGTATTtcatatttgaaaaatcatgtttataaaaaaaaaaataaattatgagtCATAAAATATAACTCAAAAACCttctaataaatttgtttttttttttttaataattttaaattgaatgacacaacaaaatattgtcataaatttgtattcataaaatgtgttaaatatttgcaataaaataaaaataataaattacttttttttttattactagaaattttaatgatatcgATAACTCGAATATTTTTGGTGGATTATATCAGATTATATAATGATCTGTAtcttgattgataaaaaaattagataattaattgataaacaattatgacaatgatatatttatatagctGCGAAATTAGTATACTCACAATTGTTGACGATTTGGAATACTCCTTTCgtcctattataaaaaaggaCACTTGACCACTATTTTTATTCGTGATGTGATGGGTCgaatttttttagcatttgtttataactaatattttatcattttctttctcatactAACACGTTGCTACAATAATCattagaataaatatttgagtTGTGTCGTTTCTATCCTATCTTTGTAGATCAAAAGTTATATTACAGCTTTTTAATAAgttctatatatattcatatttaataaaaaaaagtattgttatatttatttatatttatgaatacaactaatatatattactaaattaatatttacataaaaaaaaagttagggTGGTTGCTACGTTTATCAAAAGCTTGTAATAACAAAATCAAAACCTTTCAGTATGAAGTCTGCTGaaataaagtaatttttttaaataggtaAATACGATaacagttaaaataataactacattaatttatatttatcagtaaaaattaaatttatatttgtaaagttttattatttcatatattcattcttttttttttttttgttttttagtaaatcaattaattattacatgtaaatattatatccatttatgtatttttagtaTAGATCTAGAATAATCAAAGGTGTATGGAAGAAATGATACATCTAAATTCGACAGATTACtaaactatttataaattataataattattattaatttttatctttttctttttcttaaaatacatgttaattttcattatattttactcgtttatattaatatatatttatataatttttttaaatttataaaatgcgttttttttctttttgtatcatagataatggattttattttctaatcttCGGTCTCATATTctctgttttttaattattttttctatcagtCAACGAATGCCTCGATATGCCATACTCGATTGTGATATGTCCATTCGATTTATGCACCGCATTCCACACTCTActgtatattcaaaaaaaaaaaaaaaaacaaactttaattcactttatatttaacaatttattattcatcaggTACCGATCTTAACCATTAATTCATTGGCTGATCGTTAACTTGGCATCTTGATATCATTTATCACCCACgtcaatcgaaaaaaaaaatctaattacaattgcatttaatttaattcatgaaATCCTATCATTTGTCccattaataacaattaatttatcatttttttataatttataatttaataatttatttattccaattGTTTACcattatttctatatattaaatttccaGTCTTACAAATTTAcgttcaattttataaaataaattttttaattaatttgatttttcatttttcataaagaagaaggaaaagataaaaaatttggttcatttatattttttcgacgTGAGCTAATTGATTTTGGTACATAGCTAtgaatcgttttttttttttttttaatttcatttatcatttaaaagcgaaaaaaaatcaatttggtGATCATGTATGGGTTTATGAAATGAGATCTGCACTAATGTCAGCACATGATTGTAacattggtaaaaaaattaatcaacaaatccTTAAAGGCAATTAactaattgattaattatttgattctttttattttgatttagtTTGTGTTGATTGGAGCTTAGGAAGTGCAATACCAAATTATGTTAGAGCAGCAGCAAACACAAGACTTGTTGGACGTCaattggcaaaattaattagagGATTAAATGTACCACTTGAAAGAGTTCATTTAATTGGTTTTAGTCTTGGTGCACATGTTGCTGGTTTTGCTGGTGCTGAACTTGG includes:
- the LOC122859646 gene encoding uncharacterized protein LOC122859646, which gives rise to MGTNMSTSTIKSHNKYFCNKKSPYYDPEIYELLCNNAEKCELNISQKALTLLPRDLFHGLENLQLKKLDISGNKLTELPKDIFNPLDDLRELGIASNELRYLEPSIFYDLLQLKELDLSNNKLIALSKDIFNGLQNLQKLWLDSNKLSYLELGSNELQNLESGCFNALSRLEGLNIKNNELTTLSKGVFDGLQNLETLNLESNNLQYLEPGCFNGLRLLKTLIISDNSLTTLSKGVFDGLENLEKLYLDTNNLQNLRSGCFNGLSRLRNLDISKNSLTTLSEGSNELQNLESGFFDGLSRLERLNINNNRLTTLSKGVFDGLQNLDEIYLDSNNLQYLEPGCFNGLRLLKTLIISDNSLTTLSKGVFDGLQNIETLYLTINNLQNLELGCFDGLSQLMLLSIENNSLTTLSKGVFDGLENVEALNLDSNNLHNLELGCFDGLSQLMELSIKNNELATLSKGVFDGLQNLENLYLYSNKLQNLESGCFDGLTKLKQLSITNNSLTTLSKSVLDGLKNLDEIYLDSNKLQNLESGCFDGLTKLKQLSITNNSLTTLSKGVFDGLENLEKLYLDSNNLQNLESGRFDDLSKLKSLFITNNSLATLSKGVFDGLQNLELLHLDSNRLQNLESGSFDGLSKLKSLSIKHNHLTTLSKCVLDGLKNLNEIYLDANQLQNLESGWFDGLSKLESLGIRNNSLTTLSKGVFDGLDNLEKLYLDSNNLQNLESGSFDGLSKLKSLSIKHNHLTILSKCVLDGLKNLNEIYLDANQLQNLESGWFDGLSKLESLSIRNSGLTTLSKGVFDGLEYLVTLNLDSNKVQNLESGCFDGLTKLKQLNITNNSLTTLSKGVFDGLENLEILYLGFNNLQYLESGCFDGLTKLKRFSIKKNSLTTLSTCVLDGLKNLNEIYLDANKLQNLESGCFDGLTKLKRFSIKKNSLTTLSKGVFDGLQNLDEIYFDSNELQSLESGCFDGLTKLKQLSITNNSLTTLSKGVFDGLDNLEKLYLDSNNLQNLESGRFDGLSKLKSLFITNNSLATLSKGVFDGLQNLELLHLDSNRLQNLESGSFDGLSKLKSLNIDNNSLTTLSKSVFDGLQNLESLYLDSNNLQYLEPGCFNGLSQLNLLNITNNNLTTSSKGVFDGLDNLEKLYLHSNNLQNLESGCFDGLSELKWLIITNYSLTTLSKGVFDGLDNLEKLCLHSNNLQNLESGCFDGLTKLKQLSIKKNSLTTLSKGVFDGLQNLDEICLDSNKLQNLESGCFDGLTKLKQLSITNNSLTTLSKAKKNQFGDHVWVYEMRSALMSAHDCNIVCVDWSLGSAIPNYVRAAANTRLVGRQLAKLIRGLNVPLERVHLIGFSLGAHVAGFAGAELGNVSRITGLDPAGPLFESQDPRARLDETDAQFVDVIHSNGEQLILGGLGSWQPMGDVDFYPNGGRMQTGCSNLFVGAVSDFIWSGSIEGRSLCNHRRAYKLFTDSVSPKCRFPAFPCEKGYDGLLQGDCFPCGIDRPCGDMGYYSDVSTARGQLYLVTREEEPFCAHQYQIKLFNNRGERPARSYGKLQVTLVGNGGFNETFTMTKKDDEELLVGAILHKMVVPHPVVVDLEAIEVKYTAYSGWISSGLVSWSIDKVSILDSYGKSLSVCRRGLILESGHPVYLPLYPSECTIPIEIDNQTLSTNTNLTNSFVANNNINNKNDEFKLTGIGPFVKSQNYDNNNGFIDTIQNEHKRPIKNFGPYTKEQNIRFFNDEKINDNNNADGNNNNDNNKNENDKKDSSIIWSFVDINNNKNDNDKNLLENLEIESGRGFSGGSYVHTTSINPIKLIDTTTVLLTSEIQEPVLQFNNKKETSRSMKLGEITEPLLRPRSIRQNTNEGSIDDVKIIINDTIEKTMLQQNNDTVLQGFTVQFLPERLAGILAQAEKYARQKLLPLISQYTPSFISNSRQDRQRYFPSLSDANDNYDMSKFNQNNKSSLAKHVEGNKNTVLEKNNWIPINGTMLKYSSIENSTSSYMLTDNTEGKWITKLNDDNKKVEEKDNDWMPIVDKIEANKLNDKIDNNGSVVIENSSVESISIDNNLPSTTTVVSSKIIDKKFIPVGRVNENNDKKSTDYVGDKKINDIERGTLRSMIFPFHYSGKNDPRTKYIPLLPEEEIGRRNYFQERER